From Kwoniella dendrophila CBS 6074 chromosome 11, complete sequence, a single genomic window includes:
- a CDS encoding 26S protease regulatory subunit 7: protein MPPKEDWEKYEKKVGDEKEEKIVALDESDIQILKTYGQGPYSLALKKIESELKEIQKRVNEKMGVRESDTGLASANLWDVAADKQRQGQRPLQVARCQTIIKATNPIPEGQALNPQDGAGAGNPEGDKYVISIKQVAKFVVGLGEQVAPTDVEEGMRVGVDATNYKIMIPLPPKIDPSVTMMQVEERPSITYADVGGCKEQIEKLREVVELPLLEPERFANLGIEPPKGVLLYGPPGTGKTLCARAVANRTDSTFIRVIGSELVQKYIGEGARMVRELFEMARSKKACIIFFDEVDAIGGARFDDGAGGDNEVQRTMLELINQLDGFDARGNIKVIMATNRPDTLDPALLRPGRLDRKVEFSLPDNEGRSHILKIHGKSMSVERDIRYDLIARLCPNATGAELKSVATEAGMFAIRARRKVATERDFLDAVEKVIRQGTKFSSTALYAQYN, encoded by the exons ATGCCGCCTAAAGAAGATTGGGAAAAAT ATGAGAAGAAAGTAGGagatgaaaaggaagagaagatTGTCG CTCTCGATGAATCCGATATTCAGATCTTGAAGACCTAT GGTCAAGGACCATATTCATTGgcattgaagaagattgaatcGGAATTGAAGGAAATTCAGAAACGAGTGAATGAGAAAATGGGTGTTAGAGAATCAGATACAGGTTTAGCATCAGCAAATCTATGGGACGTAGCTGCTGATAAACAGAGACAAGGTCAAAGACCACTACAAGTAGCTCGATGTCAAACGATTATCAAAGCTA CCAACCCTATACCTGAAGGTCAAGCTCTTAACCCTCAagatggtgcaggtgcaggaaACCCAGAAGGAGATAAATACGTTATTTCGATCAAGCAAGTAGCTAAATTCGTCGTTGGTTTGGGTGAACAGGTAGCTCCAACAGATGTAGAGGAGGGTATGCGAGTTGG TGTTGACGCCACAAATTACAAAATTATGATTCCTTTACCCCCTAAGATAGATCCTTCGGTAACTATGATGCAG GTCGAAGAAAGACCGTCTATCACATATGCCGATGTTGGTGGTTGTAAGGAACAAATCGAAAAGTTGAGAGAAGTTGTGGAGTTACCTTTACTGGAA CCCGAGCGATTTGCCAATCTCGGTATTGAACCACCTAAGGGTGTTCTATTGTATGGTCCTCCTGGTACTGGTAAAACACTCTGTGCACGAGCTGTAGCAAACAGAACAGATAGTACTTTCATTAGAG TCATCGGTTCAGAACTTGTACAGAAATACATTGGTGAAGGTGCTCGAATGGTCCGAGAATTGTTTGAAATGGCTAGATCAAAGAAAGCTTgtattatcttctttgatgaagttgatgctaTTGGTGGTGcaagatttgatgatggcgcaggtggtgataatgaaGTTCAGAGAACCATGTTGGAATTGATTAATCAATTGGATGGTTTCGATGCTAGAGGAAATATCAAAGTCATCATGGCTACCAACAG ACCGGACACCCTTGATCCAGCCCTTCTGAGACCGGGTCGTCTTGATAGAAAAGTAGAATTCAGTTTACCGGATAATGAAGGTAGAAGTCATATTCTCAAGATTCATGGAAAAAG TATGAGTGTTGAGAGAGATATTCGATATGACCTTATTGCACGATTATGTCCAAACGCTACCGGTGCAGAATTGAAATCTGTAGCTACtgag GCTGGTATGTTCGCTATTCGAGCACGAAGAAAGGTAGCTACAGAAAGAGATTTCTTAGATGCAGTCGAAAAAGTTATCAGACAAGGTACAAAATTCTCAAGTACCGCATTATATGCTCAATATAACTAG
- a CDS encoding UV damage endonuclease UvdE, whose protein sequence is MPPRRLKVVPPAQPGSSPNSVHTSTIVLNANPPKHTLVNALEHMPPPELMKTERDTTSDSDEEALTPITSEQEEETKHIVDEAVDHNLNRRKRSSKKANISYVDAIGEDEEGSDFAADEGGIAASESELSEPEEPEPKPKKKTTPKKKAATPRKAKPKPKAEDEEADVDEDGEEGETPKKTKKATPKKSRVAKDEPEYDDEGNEIVKKKRKPKVYEKKVYEIPDVERKTTTFRGRLGYACLNTVLRGEKPDSIFCSRTCRIASIEEEGMELPKGLALMNVRDLKTMIQWNEDNKIRFMRLSSEMFPFASHAKYGYDLAFADEGLKEAGALAKKYGHRLTMHPGQFTQLGSPKPNVIEASIRELDYQCEIMDRMGIGIEGVMIIHMGGVFGDKETTLARFKENYTTRLSDNVKKRLVLENDEICYNVDDLFPVSEELNIPIIFDYHHDWIYPSSEPPAVLIPRIAKVWEKRGIPMKQHLSEPRPGAESVMERRAHADRCKSLPEALPDDVDLMIEAKDKEQAVFELYRIYGLEDVIHDSLRPPDPNPGMHTKGRKSSLKKKTKETGDVDSEGEPINLSDIEKEGDGGIGDTSVVNGHIKNAINDAGMEIDGQDQKTPPKKGKGKGTKRKSAGGATGEEATDAEVKAEDVVEQGSAKKKKATPRKGKAKKDDEENKENVPNVDDQPQEAVKEETPKKQPAKRKSRQNKDKAEA, encoded by the exons ATGCCTCCAAGAAGGCTAAAGGTCGTTCCACCAGCTCAACCAGGttcatcaccaaattcagtGCATACGAGTACAATCGTACTTAATGCTAATCCACCTAAGCATACTTTAGTCAATGCTCTGGAACATATGCCCCCGCCTGAACTTATGAAGACAGAAAGAGATACtacatcagattcagatgaagaagcattaaCACCTATAACTtcagaacaagaagaagaaactaaacATATCGtagatgaagctgtagaTCATAACTTGAATAGAAGGAAAAGATCAAGTAAGAAAGCAAACATATCTTATGTTGACgctataggtgaagatgaagaaggatcagaTTTCGCTGCGGATGAAGGAGGAATTGCAGCTTCAGAAAGTGAattatctgaacctgaagaacctgaaccaaaaccaaagaagaagacaacACCTAAAAAGAAAGCAGCTACACCGCGGaaagctaaacctaaacctaaagccgaagatgaagaagcggatgtagatgaagatggtgaagaaggagaaacaCCGAAAAAGACTAAGAAAGCTACACCGAAAAAATCAAGagtagctaaagatgaacctgaatatgatgatgaaggtaatgaaatagtgaagaagaagagaaagccAAAGGTGTATGAGAAAAAGGTGTACGAGATACCGGATGTCGAAAGGAAGACTACCACTTTCAGAG GCCGCCTGGGATACGCTTGTCTGAATACCGTACTCCGAGGAGAGAAGCCAGACAGTATATTTTGCTCAAGAACTTGTAGAATAGCCagtatagaagaagaaggtatggaATTACCGAAAGGTCTAGCTCTGATGAATGTCCGAGATCTGAAAACCATGATACAGtggaatgaagataataa AATCCGATTTATGAGACTATCATCCGAAATGTTCCCTTTCGCCTCGCACGCAAAATATGGATATGACCTAGCTTTCGCAGACGAAGGTTTGAAAGAAGCTGGAGCTTTAGCTAAGAAGTACGGCCATAGATTGACTATGCATCCTGGACAG TTCACCCAACTAGGTTCGCCAAAGCCCAACGTTATAGAAGCATCTATCAGAGAATTAGACTATCAATGTGAGATTATGGATAGAATGGGAATTGGGATTGAGGGTGTCATGAT CATACATATGGGAGGAGTTTTCGGAGACAAAGAAACTACTCTAGCTAGATTCAAAGAGAACTACACAACTAGATTGAGTGATAATGTTAAAAAGAGATTAGTTTTGGAGAACGATGAG ATCTGTTATAATGTCGATGATCTATTCCCTGTTTCTGAAGAGCTAAATATACCTAT CATTTTCGACTAC CATCACGATTGGATTTACCCTTCATCGGAACCACCTGCTGTGTTGATTCCAAGAATAGCGAAGGTATGGGAGAAAAGAGGTATACCGATGAAGCAACATCTTTCTGAACCCCGTCCGGGTGCCGAATCTGTCATGGAAAGGAGAGCTCATGCAGATAGATGTAAAAGTCTGCCTGAGGCATTAccagatgatgttgatttaatgattgaagCGAAAGATAAG GAGCAAGCTGTCTTCGAATTATATAGAATATA CGGTCTTGAAGATGTCATTCACGACAGTTTACGACCACCTGATCCTAATCCCGGTATGCACACCAAAGGTAGAAAGAGTagtttgaagaagaagactaAAGAAACAGGGGATGTTGATTCCGAAGGGGAGCCAATCAATTTAtcagatattgaaaaagaaggtgatggtggaATTGGAGATACAAGTGTTGTTAATGGTCATATAAAGAACGCAATTAATGATGCAGGTATGGAAATTGATGGTCAAGATCAGAAAACCCCACCTAAAaagggtaaaggtaaaggaacaaaaaggaaaagcGCTGGTGGTGctacaggtgaagaagctaccGACGCTGAAGTCAAAGCAGAAGATGTCGTTGAACAAGGCTCAgccaaaaagaagaaagctacacctagaaaaggaaaggcaaagaaggatgatgaagaaaacaaagaaaatgTACCTAATGTAGATGATCAGCCGCAAGAGGCTGTAAAGGAGGAAACACCAAAAAAGCAACCTgctaaaagaaaaagtagACAAAACAAGGATAAAGCAGAAGCTTAA